One stretch of Segatella copri DNA includes these proteins:
- a CDS encoding glycoside hydrolase family 97 protein — protein sequence MKKLFLLASLLMAFGISADAGDITSPNGQIKVNFTLDGTVPTYSVTYQGKTIIKPSRLGYQLAKGGKDGKDLLSDFSVINEKTSTFDETWTPVWGENKSIRNHYNDMLVELKQNSTDSYMNVRFRVYDDGVGLRYEFPQKGSLNYFTIKEERTEFAMTGDHTAWWIPGDYDTQEYEYTKTRLSGIRPALHAAVSGNLSQTVFSDTGVQTSLQLKTDDGIYINLHEAALVDYPAMHLNLDDKSMTFTSWLTPDAQGMKGYVQTPFKSPWRTMVITNDARKVLSSNLILNLNEPCKIKDTSWIHPVKYVGVWWEMISGKGEWAYTHDYPTVKLDGTDYVHAKPSGKHSANNANVRRYIDFAAAHGFDAVLVEGWNIGWEDWSGYMKEKVFDFLTPYPDFDIKALNEYAHSKGVKLIMHHETSSSVMNYEKYMDRAYQLMKDYGYDAVKSGYVGNIIPRGEHHYSQLEINHYLHAVTRAADYQIMVNAHEAVRPTGLCRTYPNLIGNESARGTEYQAFGGTKPGHTAILPFTRLQGGPMDYTPGIFEMDCANGSHCNSTICGQLALYVTMYSPLQMAADFPENYEKHMDAFQFIKDVAVDWDKSIYLEAEPMEYITAARKAKGSDNWFVGGVTGMKAHQSTVKLDFLEKGKKYVATIYQDAKNANYKTNPQAYVITKKTVTSKSVLKLHSVAGGGFAISILAQ from the coding sequence ATGAAAAAACTCTTTTTGCTCGCAAGCCTTCTGATGGCTTTTGGCATCTCGGCAGATGCTGGAGATATCACTTCTCCTAACGGACAAATCAAGGTGAACTTCACTTTGGATGGCACTGTACCTACCTATAGTGTGACCTATCAGGGTAAGACCATCATCAAGCCTAGCCGTCTGGGTTATCAGCTCGCTAAGGGCGGCAAGGATGGCAAGGATCTGCTTTCTGATTTTAGTGTCATCAATGAGAAGACTTCCACTTTCGACGAGACCTGGACTCCTGTTTGGGGAGAGAACAAGTCTATCCGCAATCATTATAATGATATGCTGGTAGAGTTGAAGCAGAATTCTACAGACAGTTATATGAACGTTCGCTTCCGTGTTTATGACGATGGAGTAGGATTGCGCTATGAGTTCCCACAGAAAGGCAGTCTCAACTACTTTACCATCAAGGAAGAGCGTACTGAGTTTGCCATGACGGGCGATCATACCGCCTGGTGGATTCCTGGTGATTATGATACCCAGGAATATGAATACACCAAGACCCGTCTGTCTGGCATTCGTCCAGCCTTGCATGCTGCTGTTAGTGGCAATCTCTCACAAACCGTCTTTTCGGATACCGGTGTACAGACCTCACTCCAGTTGAAGACAGATGACGGTATCTACATCAATCTGCATGAGGCTGCTCTGGTGGATTATCCAGCCATGCACCTGAATCTGGATGACAAGAGCATGACCTTTACCTCTTGGCTTACTCCAGATGCACAGGGAATGAAGGGATATGTGCAGACTCCGTTCAAGAGCCCTTGGCGTACGATGGTCATTACAAATGATGCTCGCAAGGTATTGTCTTCCAACCTGATTCTCAATCTCAATGAGCCTTGCAAGATCAAGGATACCTCCTGGATTCATCCTGTAAAGTATGTAGGTGTATGGTGGGAGATGATTTCAGGTAAGGGAGAGTGGGCTTATACCCATGATTATCCTACCGTGAAGTTGGATGGAACCGACTATGTACATGCCAAGCCATCGGGCAAACATTCTGCCAACAATGCCAATGTACGCCGTTACATCGACTTTGCTGCAGCCCATGGTTTCGATGCAGTCCTGGTAGAAGGATGGAACATCGGTTGGGAAGACTGGAGTGGCTATATGAAGGAAAAGGTATTCGATTTCCTGACTCCATATCCAGATTTCGACATCAAGGCACTCAATGAGTATGCACATTCAAAGGGAGTGAAGCTTATCATGCATCATGAGACCTCCTCTTCTGTAATGAACTACGAGAAGTATATGGACAGAGCTTATCAGTTGATGAAGGATTATGGCTACGATGCAGTGAAGAGCGGTTATGTGGGCAACATCATTCCTCGTGGCGAGCATCACTACAGTCAGTTGGAAATCAATCACTATCTGCATGCCGTAACCCGTGCTGCCGATTATCAAATCATGGTAAATGCCCATGAGGCTGTGCGTCCTACCGGTCTCTGCCGCACTTATCCTAACCTGATTGGCAACGAGAGTGCTCGCGGTACTGAATATCAGGCTTTCGGAGGTACCAAACCGGGACATACCGCCATCTTGCCTTTCACCCGTCTGCAGGGTGGTCCGATGGATTATACACCGGGTATCTTTGAAATGGATTGCGCCAATGGTTCACATTGCAACTCTACCATCTGCGGTCAGTTGGCACTTTATGTAACGATGTACAGTCCATTGCAGATGGCTGCCGATTTCCCTGAGAATTACGAGAAGCACATGGATGCCTTCCAGTTTATCAAGGATGTGGCTGTAGATTGGGACAAGTCTATCTATCTGGAGGCTGAACCAATGGAGTATATCACCGCTGCCCGCAAGGCAAAGGGTTCTGATAACTGGTTTGTCGGTGGCGTTACGGGCATGAAGGCTCATCAGTCTACCGTAAAGCTCGATTTCCTCGAGAAGGGCAAGAAGTATGTGGCTACCATCTATCAGGATGCAAAGAATGCCAACTACAAGACCAATCCGCAGGCTTATGTCATCACGAAGAAAACTGTGACCAGTAAGTCTGTCTTGAAGTTGCACTCCGTTGCAGGTGGTGGATTCGCTATAAGCATTCTTGCGCAATAA
- a CDS encoding RagB/SusD family nutrient uptake outer membrane protein, with the protein MKQYIIGSMLLSSILLASCSLDETPRSKFSEKEAFSTSKLVYVNTVANVYSSIGNGLYGSDGGSVHTFQEFSSDASMIPGRQGDWVDGGAWQNIFLHNFESSVSKYNDVWNNLYRVIGLANSSIDRLNKYLGEHPEYAGYVYELRALRAVYYYYVMDLFGQVPLVVSSEVSANEVEQSNRSDVFKFVTSELAECIPHLSDSKSQNEGEYYGRITKAVAYMCMAKCAINAPVYTIDDTTPTSYSAFVGTDKSGKATASEEQGNTISEMGKKIKITLDGETRNAWETAAYCADQIASLGYRLQPSYADNFIVANQNSVENIWTRPNDCVNYKIEDYNIVRTLHYNHGGAIGYQGWNGACSSKQQMLVYGYGTANPDPRLKLNFYTDKDYMEETGKAVEDGATDKPLEYMPLAVKVDFTATDDPHAMKCSGARMKKYEFDKSTTQQYSFNNDLVIWRYADALLLKAEAEYRMGNKAEALTIVNEVRGRVAATLRTELTLNDILDERMLELAWEGVRRQDQIRFCTFTEPTADRFNGVTHNASAGDYNDDTQGYTMVYPIPYAVLNLNKKLHQNPGYTK; encoded by the coding sequence ATGAAACAATATATTATAGGCTCGATGCTTCTTTCATCGATATTACTGGCTAGTTGCTCACTGGATGAGACTCCACGAAGCAAGTTTTCTGAGAAGGAGGCTTTCAGTACCTCTAAGCTGGTATATGTAAACACAGTGGCTAACGTATATTCTTCCATCGGCAATGGATTGTATGGAAGTGATGGTGGTTCTGTGCATACCTTCCAGGAGTTCTCTTCTGATGCCAGTATGATTCCTGGTCGCCAGGGTGACTGGGTAGATGGTGGAGCCTGGCAGAACATTTTCCTTCACAACTTCGAGTCGTCTGTAAGCAAGTATAACGATGTGTGGAACAACCTGTATCGTGTCATCGGTCTTGCCAATTCTTCTATCGACCGACTCAACAAGTACCTGGGTGAACATCCGGAGTATGCTGGATATGTATATGAATTGAGAGCCCTTCGTGCTGTCTATTATTACTATGTGATGGATCTCTTCGGACAGGTGCCATTGGTTGTTTCTTCTGAGGTGAGTGCTAACGAGGTGGAGCAGTCCAACCGCTCTGATGTCTTCAAGTTTGTCACTTCAGAATTGGCTGAATGTATTCCTCATCTTTCAGACAGTAAGAGCCAGAACGAGGGTGAATATTATGGCCGTATCACTAAGGCTGTGGCATATATGTGTATGGCTAAGTGTGCCATCAATGCACCGGTCTATACCATCGATGATACCACTCCAACCAGCTATAGTGCCTTTGTTGGTACAGACAAGAGCGGCAAGGCTACTGCCAGCGAGGAGCAGGGAAATACTATTTCGGAAATGGGCAAAAAGATTAAAATCACTTTGGATGGTGAAACTCGCAATGCGTGGGAAACGGCAGCCTATTGTGCTGATCAGATTGCCAGCTTGGGTTACCGCCTGCAGCCTAGCTATGCAGATAACTTCATCGTAGCCAACCAGAATTCCGTGGAGAATATCTGGACCCGCCCAAATGATTGCGTCAACTATAAGATAGAGGATTACAACATCGTCCGCACCCTGCATTACAACCATGGTGGTGCCATCGGTTACCAGGGCTGGAATGGAGCCTGCTCTTCCAAGCAGCAGATGCTGGTATATGGCTATGGAACGGCTAACCCTGACCCTCGTCTGAAACTCAACTTCTATACCGATAAGGATTATATGGAGGAGACAGGAAAGGCTGTAGAGGACGGTGCTACAGATAAGCCACTGGAGTATATGCCATTGGCTGTAAAGGTGGATTTCACTGCTACCGATGACCCTCATGCCATGAAGTGTTCCGGTGCCAGAATGAAGAAGTATGAGTTTGACAAGTCCACTACCCAGCAGTATAGCTTCAACAACGACTTGGTGATCTGGCGTTATGCCGATGCCTTGCTTTTGAAGGCTGAGGCTGAGTATCGTATGGGTAACAAGGCTGAGGCTCTCACAATTGTCAATGAGGTTCGTGGCCGTGTTGCTGCTACACTTCGTACAGAACTTACGCTCAATGACATTCTGGATGAACGTATGCTGGAACTGGCTTGGGAGGGAGTACGCCGCCAAGACCAGATCAGATTCTGTACCTTTACAGAGCCTACTGCAGACCGCTTCAATGGTGTGACCCACAATGCTTCTGCAGGTGATTACAATGATGATACGCAGGGCTATACCATGGTTTATCCTATCCCTTATGCCGTGCTCAACTTGAACAAGAAACTCCACCAGAATCCTGGTTATACCAAGTAA
- a CDS encoding transposase gives MTSEPLNQYTEICRDAIKSSSAKLSKTFESLLLEILLLYMTIQRKINFTQMERYGTHCEQTYRTNFNRGRAKCIDWVKFNLALCRRYLNMDGLLAIAIDPSYISKSGKKTPHIGTFWSGCASSMKHGLEIMGLALVDVHANSCMMLRAHQTPSTGELKMRNMTLVQHYIAVIKRYKKDLLKVTDIVVADAFFSIRPFVDGIKECGFHLVSRFRDTASLYYVYTGPRSNKPGRPKTLDGKINYKKLDLTRMAELHIEGLEGTAYTLIAYSKALKQKVRLVIWVMPNGKHKLFFSTKTSMSGEEVLRTYRSRFQIEFCFRDAKQYTGLTHCQARHKNQLDFSYNASFASQNVAKVMMKENELPYSMASFKEIMASTYIAKLIFNKCRRIPNRKLISHTIKELFGWQRKAA, from the coding sequence ATGACATCAGAACCACTCAACCAATATACGGAAATATGCAGAGATGCTATCAAAAGTTCATCTGCAAAGTTAAGCAAAACTTTCGAGAGTCTACTCTTGGAAATACTTTTATTGTACATGACGATACAAAGAAAGATAAATTTCACTCAAATGGAGCGTTACGGCACCCATTGTGAGCAGACCTACAGAACGAACTTCAACCGTGGTCGTGCTAAATGCATAGACTGGGTGAAGTTCAACCTTGCCCTATGCCGACGTTACTTGAATATGGATGGTCTATTGGCTATAGCCATCGATCCGAGCTACATCAGCAAGTCGGGTAAGAAGACTCCGCATATCGGTACTTTCTGGTCCGGTTGTGCAAGTTCCATGAAGCATGGGCTTGAAATCATGGGGCTTGCACTTGTCGATGTCCATGCCAACAGTTGCATGATGCTGCGCGCCCATCAGACTCCATCTACTGGAGAATTGAAAATGCGTAACATGACTCTCGTGCAACATTACATAGCGGTCATCAAGCGTTATAAGAAGGATTTGTTGAAGGTCACCGATATTGTTGTCGCTGACGCTTTCTTCTCTATCCGTCCGTTTGTGGACGGAATCAAAGAGTGCGGTTTCCATCTTGTCAGCCGCTTCAGGGATACTGCGAGCCTATATTATGTGTATACGGGACCTCGTTCCAATAAGCCTGGACGTCCCAAGACACTTGACGGAAAAATCAACTACAAGAAACTTGACCTCACACGTATGGCAGAGTTGCATATTGAAGGACTTGAAGGCACAGCCTACACACTCATAGCCTATTCAAAGGCATTGAAGCAGAAAGTGCGCCTTGTCATTTGGGTTATGCCGAACGGAAAACACAAGCTTTTCTTCTCAACAAAGACATCCATGTCGGGTGAGGAAGTGTTGCGCACATACCGCTCAAGATTCCAAATAGAGTTTTGTTTTCGCGATGCAAAGCAATATACTGGTCTTACGCATTGCCAAGCAAGACACAAGAACCAGTTGGACTTTTCCTATAATGCATCATTCGCATCACAGAATGTTGCGAAAGTGATGATGAAGGAAAATGAATTGCCGTATTCCATGGCTTCTTTCAAGGAGATTATGGCAAGCACATACATCGCTAAATTAATTTTCAACAAGTGTCGGAGAATACCGAACCGAAAGTTAATTAGTCATACTATCAAAGAACTCTTTGGCTGGCAACGTAAAGCTGCTTAG
- a CDS encoding SusC/RagA family TonB-linked outer membrane protein, translating into MDKNNLSKKVGLLLAGCFITFNALGQTTIKGQVVDATGEPVIGASILVKDTKNGAVSDLDGNYKLDNVKDGAVLVFSYLGYRTQEIPVKGNHVINVSLKENDEVLDEVVVVGYAVGSKRTVSGAVDRIKKEDMNKGVVTSPAEALKGKVAGVIISQAGGDPTSSPSIRVRGTSSLSGGNDPLVIIDGVFADMTMFNSLAPGDIESLTILKDASETAQYGSRGASGVIVVTTAKGKLGYSSLSYNGQFGVNTVYKNLDLMSASEYRETAKSLGLTYTDMGGDTNFLEEIERNVGLTQNHNISFSSGTDTSSLRASLGFVLRQGALKNSDMKNFTAKLDGTQYLFDKHLKLELGIFGSQRNSNIQYDMHRMFYSATAYNPTYPNVRNDKGEWDEDLLASEVWNPLGLLDIDDFYKDASVNVHGKATVNIIDGLTVSAFGSYNYWNRDNKFYIPNNIQMGKLNGNGWAYIANTNRKDYMGNVMVNFSKDFGKHHIDALALMEGQKYTYDWNSQEAHGFDTNYFKFNNMKAAANVSWGNLQSNYTEYTLSSYMARVNYMLADKYIATVNVRTDGSSKLGNGQKWGWFPSASLAWVISNEPWMKKIKQIDNFKIRAGYGVTGNQDAIDPYTSLALMEPNGVTTVNGATSTTFAVTSNSNPDLKWEVKKTFDAGFDLSMFKQRLNVTFDWYTSETSDMLYTYTVPVPPFTYDRLLANMGTMTNMGFELAVRGDIIKTKDFTFNSGLNFSYQKNKLKKLSGTYKGQPMTTSEHISVATVGAAGLVHNNGVTYLIEGQPVGVFYLPHCTGIDEKGQYIIEDLDDNGTIDTGDSGDRKVCGQAIPKYFLGWDMGFKYKNWDLTMQFNGAFGHKIYNATSMTLNNMSNFPTYNILSGAQHLNNGKGIHDVQISDYWLEKGDYMNFEYASLGYTFTKDMLKWKFINNIHLSLSVNNICTLTGYKGLTPMINSATISGDNLGVDDKNIYPLSRTYTLSLSVNF; encoded by the coding sequence ATGGATAAAAACAACCTTTCAAAGAAAGTAGGTCTGCTGTTAGCAGGATGCTTTATTACTTTTAATGCTCTTGGTCAGACAACCATTAAGGGTCAGGTGGTAGATGCCACAGGTGAACCTGTCATTGGTGCCAGCATTCTGGTGAAAGATACCAAGAATGGTGCAGTGTCCGACTTGGATGGTAACTACAAGCTTGACAATGTTAAGGATGGTGCCGTCCTGGTATTCTCTTATCTGGGCTACCGTACTCAGGAAATTCCTGTAAAGGGAAATCATGTTATCAATGTTTCGCTGAAAGAAAACGACGAGGTGCTCGATGAGGTGGTTGTCGTTGGTTATGCTGTGGGCAGCAAGCGCACGGTGTCGGGTGCTGTTGATCGCATTAAGAAGGAAGATATGAACAAGGGTGTGGTAACCAGTCCTGCCGAGGCCTTGAAAGGTAAGGTTGCGGGTGTTATCATTTCTCAGGCTGGCGGCGACCCTACCAGTTCGCCAAGCATCCGTGTTCGTGGAACCTCTTCTCTTTCAGGTGGTAACGACCCGTTGGTTATCATCGATGGCGTCTTTGCTGATATGACGATGTTCAATTCTCTGGCTCCTGGCGATATTGAGAGTCTCACCATCCTGAAGGATGCTTCTGAGACTGCCCAGTATGGTTCACGTGGTGCTTCCGGTGTCATCGTTGTTACCACAGCCAAGGGTAAGTTGGGCTATTCCAGCCTGAGCTACAATGGCCAGTTTGGTGTCAATACAGTCTATAAGAATCTGGATCTGATGTCGGCTTCAGAATATCGTGAGACTGCCAAGTCTTTGGGTCTGACCTATACCGATATGGGTGGCGATACCAATTTCCTTGAGGAGATTGAGCGCAATGTGGGTCTCACCCAGAATCATAATATTTCTTTCTCTTCTGGTACAGACACTTCCAGTCTTCGTGCTTCTCTGGGATTCGTTCTCCGTCAGGGTGCCTTGAAGAATTCTGATATGAAGAATTTTACAGCAAAGCTGGATGGAACCCAGTATCTCTTCGACAAACATCTGAAGTTGGAACTGGGCATATTCGGTTCTCAGCGCAATAGCAATATCCAGTATGATATGCACAGGATGTTCTATTCTGCTACAGCCTATAACCCTACTTATCCTAATGTAAGAAACGACAAGGGTGAATGGGATGAGGACTTGCTTGCCAGTGAAGTCTGGAATCCGCTGGGATTGCTCGATATTGATGACTTCTACAAGGATGCCTCTGTCAATGTTCATGGCAAGGCAACGGTCAACATCATCGACGGACTCACTGTAAGTGCCTTTGGTTCATATAATTATTGGAACCGTGACAATAAGTTCTATATTCCTAACAATATCCAGATGGGTAAGCTGAACGGTAACGGATGGGCTTATATCGCCAATACCAACCGCAAGGACTATATGGGCAACGTCATGGTGAATTTCTCCAAGGATTTCGGCAAGCATCACATTGATGCCTTGGCTCTGATGGAGGGACAGAAGTATACCTACGACTGGAACTCACAGGAGGCACATGGATTTGATACCAACTACTTCAAATTCAATAACATGAAGGCTGCTGCCAATGTGAGCTGGGGTAATCTGCAGTCTAACTACACCGAATATACCCTGAGCTCTTATATGGCTCGTGTCAACTATATGCTGGCTGACAAATACATCGCTACCGTCAATGTTCGTACCGATGGTTCTTCTAAGTTGGGTAATGGTCAGAAGTGGGGCTGGTTCCCTTCTGCTTCCTTGGCATGGGTAATCAGCAATGAGCCTTGGATGAAGAAAATCAAGCAGATAGACAATTTCAAGATTCGTGCAGGATATGGTGTGACCGGTAATCAGGATGCTATCGATCCTTATACTTCTCTCGCCCTGATGGAGCCAAATGGTGTAACTACCGTCAACGGCGCAACAAGTACTACTTTTGCGGTTACCTCTAACAGCAACCCTGATCTGAAGTGGGAGGTAAAGAAGACATTTGATGCCGGTTTCGACCTGTCGATGTTCAAGCAGCGTCTCAACGTAACCTTCGACTGGTACACTTCTGAGACTTCAGATATGCTTTATACCTATACGGTGCCGGTGCCTCCTTTCACTTACGACCGTCTGTTGGCCAATATGGGTACCATGACTAATATGGGATTTGAACTGGCTGTTCGAGGTGACATCATCAAGACAAAGGACTTCACCTTCAATTCCGGTTTGAATTTCTCTTATCAGAAGAACAAGCTGAAGAAGTTGAGCGGTACCTACAAGGGACAGCCTATGACAACGAGCGAGCATATCTCTGTTGCCACCGTAGGTGCGGCTGGTCTGGTGCATAACAATGGCGTAACCTATCTCATTGAGGGACAGCCTGTAGGTGTATTCTATCTGCCTCACTGCACAGGTATCGATGAGAAGGGACAGTATATCATCGAAGACCTTGATGATAATGGTACCATTGATACGGGTGATAGTGGCGACCGCAAGGTTTGCGGACAGGCAATCCCTAAGTACTTCCTCGGTTGGGATATGGGCTTCAAGTACAAGAACTGGGATCTGACTATGCAGTTTAACGGTGCTTTCGGTCATAAGATTTACAATGCTACCTCCATGACCTTGAACAATATGAGTAATTTCCCAACCTATAATATCCTGAGCGGTGCACAGCATCTCAACAATGGTAAGGGAATCCATGATGTTCAGATTTCTGACTACTGGTTGGAAAAGGGTGACTATATGAACTTCGAATACGCTTCTCTGGGCTACACCTTCACCAAGGATATGCTCAAGTGGAAATTCATCAACAACATTCACCTGTCGTTGTCGGTCAACAATATCTGTACTCTCACGGGTTACAAGGGCTTGACGCCAATGATCAACTCTGCAACCATCAGTGGAGACAATCTGGGTGTTGACGACAAGAACATCTATCCTCTGAGCCGTACTTATACTTTGTCGCTCTCAGTGAATTTCTAA